A single genomic interval of Armigeres subalbatus isolate Guangzhou_Male chromosome 1, GZ_Asu_2, whole genome shotgun sequence harbors:
- the LOC134206993 gene encoding uncharacterized protein K02A2.6-like: protein MAENVELMQTLSTMIAEALRTSIGSAIQQANTAAGGAAANTLKIPGFSMSEYRPSEGTSVADYFDRFKWALELSQIPQLQYANYARVHMGAELNSALKFLISPRDPVTLDYDELRNTLINHFDWKKNKYVESINFRKIVQQAGESVAQFVLRLRQGAAYCEYGGFLDRMLTEQMLHGLEARDICDEIVAKNPGTFKEAYDIAHALEATRNTAREVNTGSSSPAIEGTHKLGYDNPRTRKKAVLSPPKQRQSEHHRMNRQVSGGQESCKGCGGQHIRSQCRFRDVRCHNCNIKGHIAKVCRSKRSCTQDTSTDQVDSEEFPASDIDVVQSLSQVHEVTSTGKKMVNVKIDGRTVRMELDTGAPCGIIAESKLRAIKPKYLLQKTDRQFSSYTGHRINCIGRLPVNVSVGSNTRRLNLYVVAGESDSLFGREWISHFIDEINLNRLFTPDTPINSIGSSELTAEQSTQLSRLLEGFADVFSNTPGKLTGPPAKVHLKPEAFPVFAKARDVPYALRDKYAAEIDRKLATGVFKKVDYSEWSSPTHIVVKKNGDLRITGNYKPTVNPRMIVDEHPIPKIDTIFNKMKGATMFCHLDVTDAYTHLPIDDEFSHVLTLNTATHGLIRPTRAVYGAANIPAIWQRRMETVLQGLEDFVVSFYDDIIVFANDFNGLLQALTVVLDRLRLNGLRLNRSKCVFATPSLECLGHRIDRYGLHKSSKHIEAIRDAPRPTTPEELQLFLGKATYYSAFIPNLSSRARILRDMLLADTFTWTSEADEAYLDLKEVLTSPQVLMQYDPTLPLILATDASKTGLGAVLSHRLSNGLERPIAYASTTMSSTEQRYPQIDKEALAIVWAVKKFFHYLYARKFVLITDHKPLTQILHPEKSLPTLCISRMANYADYLAHFVFDIVYKPTSQHTNADYCSRIPSKSITSGVNSVSLQDDVSIEDEFESFAFHQIQQLPVRAEHIARETRKDANLGRIVQMLEMGRGLGLCGYKPPEDKYTLAANCLLYEHRVVIPQVLRQAILNDLHVAHLGVVKMKSLARSFVYWPVPSLNVLMDSLIDADIERTVRSCSDCARHAPAPTKFNSHHWEYPKGPWERIHIDYAGPVADMMLLVVVDAYSKWVEVRATPTSTTAATIDILDELFTSFGTPTTLVSVNGPQFTSGEFKDFLQMSGVKYHKLPAPYHPATNGHA, encoded by the exons atggcggagaATGTCGAACTCATGCAAACACTGTCGACAATGATCGCTGAAGCTCTCAGAACGTCAATCGGGAGCGCCATTCAGCAAGCCAATACCGCAGCAGGTGGTGCAGCAGCGAATACTCTCAAGATCCCGGGGTTTTCAATGTCCGAATACCGTCCATCGGAAGGAACATCCGTAGCCGATTATTTCGATCGTTTTAAGTGGGCACTGGAATTGAGCCAAATCCCTCAACTTCAGTATGCCAACTACGCTAGGGTCCATATGGGGGCGGAGCTAAATAGCGCCCTGAAGTTTCTGATAAGCCCAAGAGATCCAGTTACACTGGATTATGACGAATTGCGGAATACACTGATTAACCACTTCgattggaagaaaaacaagtacgTTGAAAGCATCAACTTCAGGAAGATTGTCCAGCAAGCAGGCGAATCCGTCGCTCAATTCGTTCTCCGATTGAGGCAAGGAGCCGCGTACTGTGAATATGGAGGTTTTCTGGATCGTATGTTAACCGAGCAAATGCTTCACGGACTGGAGGCCCGGGATATATGTGATGAGATCGTAGCGAAAAATCCAGGGACCTTCAAGGAAGCATACGACATAGCCCACGCCCTTGAAGCGACTCGCAATACGGCACGGGAAGTGAACACTGGTTCGTCGTCCCCAGCAATCGAAGGGACCCATAAGCTTGGGTACGATAATCCTCGAACAAGAAAGAAAGCAGTGTTAAGTCCACCAAAGCAGCGCCAGAGTGAACACCATCGGATGAACAGGCAAGTATCGGGCGGACAAGAGTCCTGTAAAGGTTGCGGAGGGCAGCATATACGTAGTCAGTGCCGTTTTCGTGATGTTAGATGTCATAACTGTAATATCAAAGGTCACATTGCGAAAGTGTGTCGGTCAAAGAGGTCGTGCACTCAGGACACGTCTACCGATCAAGTGGACTCAGAAGAGTTTCCAGCATCCGACATCGATGTAGTACAATCACTAAGTCAAGTTCATGAAGTCACTTCAACGGGGAAGAAAATGGTCAACGTTAAAATCGACGGTCGAACAGTACGGATGGAGTTAGACACTGGAGCACCCTGCGGCATAATCGCAGAGTCCAAATTGAGAGCCATCAAGCCAAAATATTTGTTGCAGAAAACGGACCGCCAGTTCTCAAGTTACACTGGACATCGTATCAACTGCATAGGACGTCTTCCGGTGAATGTATCCGTAGGAAGCAATACTCGTCGATTGAATTTGTACGTTGTTGCTGGGGAATCCGATTCTCTGTTTGGACGCGAATGGATTTCTCACTTCATTGATGAAATCAATTTGAATCGGTTGTTCACTCCAGATACACCGATCAATTCTATCGGTTCCTCCGAACTAACTGCAGAGCAGTCAACCCAGCTTTCACGCCTACTGGAAGGCTTCGCCGATGTTTTCAGCAACACTCCCGGAAAATTGACCGGCCCGCCAGCGAAAGTTCATTTGAAACCTGAAGCATTTCCCGTATTCGCCAAGGCTCGTGATGTGCCTTATGCATTACGCGACAAATACGCCGCAGAAATCGACAGAAAACTTGCGACTGGTGTTTTCAAGAAAGTAGACTATTCCGAGTGGTCATCACCAACCCACATCGTAGTCAAGAAAAACGGCGATCTGCGAATCACAGGTAACTATAAGCCAACAGTCAATCCGAGAATGATCGTGGATGAACACCCCATACCGAAGATTGACACGATCTTCAATAAGATGAAAGGAGCAACGATGTTTTGTCATTTGGACGTAACTGACGCCTATACACATTTACCGATCGATGATGAATTCAGCCATGTACTGACACTGAATACGGCAACGCATGGGCTTATTCGTCCCACTCGCGCAGTATACGGAGCCGCCAACATCCCCGCTATTTGGCAGCGGCGTATGGAAACTGTTCTGCAAGGATTGGAAGATTTCGTCGTCAGTTTCTACGATGACATAATCGTGTTCGCCAATGACTTCAACGGTTTACTACAGGCGCTAACAGTCGTTTTAGACAGATTGAGGCTGAATGGACTACGGCTCAATAGGTCGAAATGCGTCTTTGCTACACCATCACTGGAGTGCTTAGGCCACAGAATTGATCGTTACGGACTGCACAAATCGAGCAAGCACATCGAGGCCATCCGAGATGCACCACGACCAACGACTCCGGAAGAGTTGCAGCTTTTTCTAGGTAAGGCCACTTATTACAGTGCTTTCATACCAAATCTCTCTTCGAGAGCCAGGATCTTACGCGATATGCTTCTAGCTGATACGTTCACGTGGACCTCCGAAGCAGATGAAGCATACTTAGATTTGAAAGAAGTTCTGACGTCCCCCCAAGTCCTGATGCAGTACGACCCAACATTGCCTCTAATACTGGCAACAGATGCTAGTAAGACTGGTCTGGGTGCCGTGCTTTCTCACCGTTTAAGCAACGGGCTGGAGCGACCAATAGCCTACGCAAGCACCACAATGTCGAGCACAGAACAACGATATCCGCAAATCGACAAGGAGGCTCTTGCTATAGTGTGGGCagtaaaaaagttttttcactaCTTGTACGCCCGAAAGTTTGTTCTGATCACAGATCACAAGCCGCTCACACAGATTTTGCATCCTGAAAAATCCCTCCCTACATTGTGTATCAGCCGGATGGCGAATTACGCTGATTATCTAGCCcactttgttttcgatattgtGTATAAACCCACAAGTCAACACACGAACGCCGACTACTGTTCGCGTATACCTAGCAAGTCAATAACATCCGGAGTAAACAGCGTTAGTTTGCAAGATGACGTAAGCATTGAAGACGAATTTGAAAGTTTCGCATTCCACCAGATTCAACAACTTCCTGTACGGGCAGAACACATTGCTCGTGAAACGCGCAAGGACGCCAATCTTGGACGAATCGTACAAATGCTGGAAATGGGTCGTGGTCTAGGACTTTGTGGCTACAAACCTCCGGAAGATAAGTACACTCTAGCAGCAAACTGTTTGCTCTATGAGCACAGAGTCGTCATACCGCAGGTCCTCAGACAGGCAATATTGAACGATCTTCATGTTGCACATTTGGGAGTTGTGAAAATGAAGAGTTTGGCACGATCCTTCGTTTACTGGCCAG TCCCATCGCTGAATGTCCTCATGGATAGCCTAATTGATGCTGATATCGAGCGAACGGTAAGATCTTGTAGTGACTGTGCACGCCACGCTCCTGCTCCTACAAAGTTCAACAGTCATCATTGGGAATACCCAAAGGGCCCATGGGAGCGTATTCATATTGATTATGCAGGACCAGTAGCGGATATGATGCTTCTTGTAGTAGTAGATGCTTACAGCAAGTGGGTCGAAGTGAGAGCTACCCCGACGTCTACAACAGCTGCAACAATCGACATTCTTGATGAGCTGTTCACATCATTTGGAACTCCGACGACGCTGGTATCAGTCAACGGTCCGCAGTTCACCTCTGGAGAATTCAAGGACTTTCTTCAGATGAGTGGAGTAAAGTACCACAAGCTTCCTGCCCCTTATCATCCAGCTACCAACGGTCATGCATAA